In Herbaspirillum seropedicae, a single window of DNA contains:
- a CDS encoding tyrosine-type recombinase/integrase yields MPIYRDKERGNFVFEFDRRLKGKRIRVRKYLPKTWNKSQADAFDREESARLYAVANNVERPDHLIDDAVDIYIEERVPLLKSGANIARELAQMYFAYKGRHMSELAQVCKSYMAKAGRADEDNDSPLAAATLRNRIRYLTSACRYAWKHHGMSEHDPAERVIAPLVRNERRRYITRKEMLQLCLASKHRPTRAAVRIAFYSGMRMSEILRAERTHDAFVLDETKNGEPRIVPMHRKIRCCAKVPLPDQSRISKHFRDARKLVGLDWLHFHDLRHSAASSMINEGVDLYTVGAVLGHKTASSTKRYAHLATSSLKSAIERIGKKSS; encoded by the coding sequence ATGCCGATATACCGTGATAAAGAAAGAGGTAATTTCGTCTTTGAATTTGACCGCCGGCTTAAAGGTAAGCGGATCAGGGTTAGAAAATACCTTCCGAAAACTTGGAATAAATCCCAGGCGGACGCCTTCGACCGTGAAGAATCAGCGCGTCTCTACGCAGTAGCCAACAATGTTGAGCGCCCAGATCATCTGATTGATGATGCAGTCGATATCTATATTGAGGAGCGAGTACCACTTCTAAAAAGTGGTGCTAACATTGCCCGTGAGTTGGCGCAGATGTATTTCGCATACAAGGGGCGGCATATGTCTGAGCTGGCGCAGGTCTGCAAATCATATATGGCAAAAGCTGGACGTGCTGATGAAGATAATGATTCACCACTTGCCGCCGCAACCCTGCGAAACCGGATTCGCTATCTCACGTCAGCGTGCAGATATGCATGGAAGCATCACGGTATGTCCGAACACGATCCTGCCGAACGGGTGATTGCCCCTCTGGTTCGCAATGAACGACGGCGATATATCACCAGGAAGGAAATGCTTCAATTGTGCCTTGCATCGAAACACCGCCCCACACGCGCTGCTGTTCGCATCGCGTTTTATAGCGGAATGCGCATGTCTGAAATTCTCCGGGCAGAAAGAACGCACGATGCATTCGTGCTGGATGAAACCAAAAATGGTGAGCCTCGGATCGTTCCGATGCATCGAAAGATTCGCTGCTGCGCCAAAGTCCCACTCCCTGATCAAAGTCGAATTTCCAAGCACTTCAGAGATGCTCGAAAATTGGTAGGTCTAGACTGGCTGCATTTTCACGATTTACGACATAGTGCAGCCAGTTCAATGATCAACGAAGGCGTCGATCTATACACTGTCGGCGCGGTACTAGGCCATAAGACAGCATCCAGCACCAAACGGTATGCCCACCTAGCGACCAGTTCTTTAAAGAGTGCAATCGAGCGTATCGGTAAGAAATCGTCGTAG
- a CDS encoding phage tail sheath protein, with protein sequence MATDYHHGVRVIEINEGTRPIRTISTAVIGVIVTADDADAEAFPLDTAVLITNVVSAQAKAGKTGTMRRVLEAIAAQAKPLVVLVRVAEAESEAEQTSLVIGGVSAEGRYTGVKALLAAQAKLGIKPRIIGAPFLDTKAVTNALASIAQTLRAFVYAYCWNCATAAAATAYRAEFGQREVMLLWPEFVSWDTATSKDANISAVAFALGLRAKIDEQTGWHKTLSNVVVNGPTGISRDVFWDLQDPATDAGVLNAKEVTTLINMSGYRFWGSRTCEVQGGYFPFENYTRTAQVLADTIAEAHLVYVDLPMTPSLVKDLVASINAKFRSLKASGYIIDGEAWFDDKYNDKDTLKAGKLTIDYSYTPVPPVENLLFQQRITDQYLADFAARVAA encoded by the coding sequence ATGGCAACCGACTACCACCACGGCGTACGCGTCATCGAAATCAACGAAGGTACGCGCCCAATTCGCACCATTTCCACTGCCGTTATCGGCGTCATCGTGACCGCTGATGACGCCGATGCAGAGGCCTTCCCGCTGGATACGGCGGTGCTCATCACCAACGTGGTTTCCGCGCAGGCTAAAGCGGGTAAAACCGGCACTATGCGCCGCGTGCTGGAAGCCATCGCCGCCCAGGCCAAGCCGCTGGTGGTGCTGGTGCGTGTGGCCGAAGCCGAAAGCGAGGCCGAGCAGACCAGCCTTGTCATCGGCGGAGTCTCGGCGGAAGGCCGCTATACGGGCGTCAAGGCGCTGCTGGCCGCCCAGGCCAAGCTGGGGATCAAGCCGCGTATCATCGGCGCGCCGTTCCTGGATACCAAGGCAGTGACTAATGCGCTGGCATCCATCGCGCAGACGCTGCGGGCGTTCGTCTATGCCTACTGCTGGAACTGCGCCACGGCGGCCGCCGCCACCGCCTACCGAGCCGAATTCGGGCAGCGAGAAGTGATGCTGCTCTGGCCCGAATTCGTCTCGTGGGATACGGCGACCAGCAAGGACGCCAATATCTCGGCCGTCGCCTTCGCGCTGGGCCTGCGCGCCAAGATCGACGAACAGACCGGCTGGCACAAGACGTTGTCCAATGTGGTCGTGAACGGCCCGACTGGCATCAGCCGTGATGTGTTCTGGGATCTGCAAGACCCAGCCACTGACGCCGGCGTGCTCAACGCCAAGGAAGTGACCACCTTGATCAACATGAGCGGCTATCGCTTCTGGGGTTCGCGCACCTGCGAAGTCCAGGGCGGCTACTTCCCCTTCGAGAACTACACCCGCACCGCGCAGGTGCTGGCCGACACCATCGCAGAAGCGCATTTGGTCTATGTGGACCTGCCCATGACACCGTCCCTGGTCAAGGACCTGGTGGCCAGCATCAACGCCAAGTTCCGCTCGCTGAAGGCCAGCGGCTACATCATCGACGGGGAAGCCTGGTTCGATGACAAGTACAACGACAAGGACACGTTGAAGGCCGGCAAGCTCACCATCGACTACAGCTACACCCCTGTGCCGCCGGTGGAAAACCTGCTGTTCCAGCAGCGCATTACCGATCAATACCTTGCCGACTTCGCTGCACGCGTCGCGGCGTAA
- a CDS encoding GpE family phage tail protein, giving the protein MADIATVFHWPPAAMDDLELADLMKWRERARVRSGAE; this is encoded by the coding sequence ATGGCAGACATCGCGACGGTCTTCCACTGGCCGCCCGCCGCGATGGATGACTTGGAATTGGCAGACCTCATGAAGTGGCGCGAACGCGCCCGAGTAAGAAGCGGGGCGGAATAA
- a CDS encoding phage major tail tube protein, with translation MGIANKLKDFNLFENGISYRGMVPEVTLPKLSRKMEEYRAGGMSGPVSVDLGQEAIQLEWTAGGLVKESLKQYAAKSHGAVQLRFAGAYQNDDDGSVQAVEITVRGRYKEVDMGNAKVGEDTAHKFAMPLSAYKLTIDNEVIFDFDFMNGIEIVGGEDRRADIRKAIGL, from the coding sequence ATGGGCATCGCCAACAAACTGAAGGACTTCAATCTCTTCGAAAACGGTATCAGTTATAGAGGCATGGTCCCCGAAGTAACCCTGCCCAAGCTGTCGCGCAAGATGGAGGAATACCGCGCCGGCGGCATGTCCGGCCCCGTCTCCGTTGACCTGGGGCAGGAAGCGATACAGCTGGAGTGGACCGCCGGCGGCCTGGTCAAGGAATCGTTGAAACAGTATGCCGCCAAGTCGCATGGCGCCGTGCAACTGCGCTTCGCGGGCGCATACCAGAACGATGACGACGGTTCGGTGCAGGCGGTCGAAATCACCGTGCGCGGACGCTACAAGGAAGTGGACATGGGTAACGCCAAGGTAGGCGAAGACACCGCCCACAAGTTCGCTATGCCACTGAGCGCCTACAAGCTCACCATCGACAACGAAGTGATTTTCGATTTCGATTTCATGAACGGAATCGAGATTGTCGGCGGCGAAGATCGTCGAGCCGATATCCGCAAGGCCATCGGCCTGTAA
- a CDS encoding phage tail assembly protein, which produces MTTNTTTAAKIESVVVELDEPLTRGNTQITELTLRRPKSGALRGVSLMDLMNMNVSALQVVLPRISEPTLTQFDVANMDPADLIKCGMEVSVFLAPKADRALVSQSK; this is translated from the coding sequence ATGACCACCAATACCACCACCGCCGCCAAGATCGAATCCGTTGTTGTCGAGCTGGATGAACCGCTGACGCGCGGCAATACCCAAATCACCGAACTGACCTTGCGCCGTCCCAAGTCGGGCGCGCTGCGGGGCGTGAGCCTGATGGACCTGATGAACATGAACGTGAGCGCCCTGCAGGTGGTGCTGCCGCGCATCAGCGAGCCGACCTTGACGCAGTTCGATGTGGCCAACATGGACCCGGCCGACCTGATCAAGTGCGGCATGGAAGTATCGGTTTTTTTGGCACCGAAGGCGGACCGCGCCTTGGTCTCCCAATCGAAGTAG
- a CDS encoding helix-turn-helix domain-containing protein: MEISPFGERLKSERLRLGFSQEAFAAVGGVRKQAQISYEQGKTLPDIGFMAAVSKIGVDVSYVIFGIPTADALTSDEQQVLQGFRRLDIIGKARVLGVIEGAAPAEAGRKNAAHITVGGSIGQHITGDIHGTLQGPVMGNKIKKK, from the coding sequence ATGGAAATTTCACCCTTTGGGGAACGCCTTAAGAGCGAACGGCTGCGTCTCGGCTTTTCGCAAGAGGCCTTTGCAGCGGTCGGCGGAGTCCGGAAACAAGCCCAAATTTCTTACGAGCAAGGAAAAACTCTCCCGGATATTGGATTTATGGCCGCCGTCTCGAAGATCGGGGTAGATGTTTCATACGTGATATTTGGGATTCCAACTGCGGACGCTTTGACCTCTGATGAACAGCAGGTTCTCCAGGGATTTAGGCGGCTCGACATTATCGGCAAAGCTCGCGTGCTAGGCGTTATCGAGGGCGCGGCCCCAGCGGAGGCCGGTCGCAAGAACGCCGCACACATTACCGTCGGTGGCAGCATCGGCCAGCATATTACTGGCGATATTCACGGGACACTCCAAGGCCCAGTCATGGGCAACAAAATAAAGAAGAAGTAA
- a CDS encoding phage tail protein produces the protein MMMVLGMFVFSLPTLAYQELQRQTQWKFAGNSRVGRRDALQYTGKGDDAITLSGWIAPELTGSAFSLDALRLMADTGKSWFLIQGTGRIYGSYVIESIDEGRTVLDGDGDAKRIDFTIKLKRTDDSVLSALGLGDISDLRNMVDIDGITNSIADKARDVVGSAINGVKGAIGGGS, from the coding sequence ATGATGATGGTCTTGGGAATGTTCGTTTTCAGCCTGCCCACGCTGGCCTATCAAGAGCTGCAGCGGCAAACGCAATGGAAGTTCGCGGGCAACTCGCGCGTCGGCCGGCGCGATGCCCTGCAGTACACCGGCAAGGGGGATGACGCTATCACGCTATCCGGTTGGATTGCGCCTGAGCTCACCGGCTCGGCTTTCTCGCTCGATGCGCTGCGCCTGATGGCCGATACCGGGAAGAGCTGGTTTCTGATCCAAGGAACGGGCCGGATTTACGGCTCCTACGTCATCGAGAGCATCGACGAAGGACGCACCGTGCTGGATGGCGATGGTGACGCGAAGCGCATCGATTTCACCATCAAGCTCAAACGCACGGACGATAGCGTGTTGTCGGCGCTCGGCCTGGGTGATATCTCCGACCTGCGCAACATGGTCGACATCGACGGGATCACGAACAGCATTGCCGATAAGGCGCGTGATGTGGTGGGCAGCGCTATCAACGGCGTCAAGGGCGCAATCGGTGGGGGTAGCTGA
- a CDS encoding ogr/Delta-like zinc finger family protein has translation MRVISIPCPHCQNRVRAAKSRTMSSMMKEITYQCQNVECGHTFVATLEVSRTVSMSAMPNPEVRIPISSRAFLAAKNQLTLDLATV, from the coding sequence ATGCGCGTAATCAGCATTCCATGCCCACACTGCCAAAATCGTGTGAGAGCGGCCAAAAGCCGCACCATGTCGTCAATGATGAAAGAAATCACGTACCAATGCCAGAACGTCGAATGTGGCCATACCTTCGTGGCAACACTTGAAGTCTCGCGCACGGTGTCGATGTCAGCCATGCCGAATCCAGAAGTCCGCATTCCAATTTCCTCGCGTGCATTTCTGGCCGCAAAGAACCAGTTGACGCTAGACCTCGCGACCGTTTAA
- a CDS encoding phage tail tape measure protein, whose translation MMEKITAPLKKIAGGARDTGKALKDTSDRLRELNKQQSDLNGLRDLHQSMRKTSAELATAQQRVSELAARMKAAENPTRAMTREFNAAVRSVKSLQDASEKQGAQYRALRERLADAGIGSRQLANAQTWLKNSIAATNAELADQQKKLAASNRQQQVMANARQRADKLRSTAGGLAAAGVGATAAGAAMGAPALAGLREAKHYETENGRVRALGLGPAATAEAIKFARQMKTYGTSQLDNLQLLRDGITAFGDTHHAEMVAPMMAKMKFGNHAFYGEAEGAENERKFMDMLKVIEMRNGTKDIGTFSKQANMVQQVLTATGGRVGPGEWLNLIKTGGIAAKGIKDEAFYYQMESLVQEMGGNRVGTSMMSAYQNLYQGRTTKRSIGMLADLGLIGDTSKVRHDKAGQVSYLNPGAIKGADLFRENQFEWMEKVLLPQLASKGITDEKGILDAIGGIFSNRTAAQLFSTMYQQRAQIHKNEKLNRGAANIDELDKLGRDTASGKELETLSKVADLKLELGSKILPLYAAGLEMATNAVQALTGFMERNPATAKAMIVGFSAIAGIMVVMGPLMLALASVIGPYAMLHVLFAKIGLQGNLLMPILRGIGTVFMWLGRVFLMNPIGLAVTAIAGAAYLLYRNWEPIAGFFGNLWQQVRAAFAGGLGGVAALIINWSPLGIFYQAFAGVLSWFGIELPAKFSDFGAMILQGLASGITRALGAVKDAVLGAGSSVIGWFKEKLDIHSPSRVFAELGDYTMQGLAVGLNRGQDGPLSAVSGLAGKLASAGAAVAIGAGSMPAMAFDSRPPLSAASTQPVVHQGDTVQIIIQPLPGMDEQAIARAVAVELDRRDRMKASRQRSNLADWD comes from the coding sequence ATGATGGAGAAGATCACCGCCCCGCTGAAGAAGATCGCCGGCGGCGCCAGGGACACCGGCAAGGCGCTGAAGGACACCAGCGACCGCCTGCGCGAGCTGAACAAGCAGCAATCAGACCTCAACGGCCTGCGCGACCTGCACCAGAGCATGCGCAAGACCAGTGCTGAGCTGGCCACGGCGCAGCAGCGCGTCTCTGAGCTGGCCGCCCGGATGAAGGCGGCCGAAAATCCGACCCGCGCCATGACGCGCGAATTCAACGCAGCGGTGCGCAGCGTCAAGTCTCTCCAAGATGCCAGCGAAAAGCAGGGAGCGCAGTATCGCGCCCTGCGCGAGCGCCTGGCCGATGCTGGCATTGGCTCCCGCCAGCTCGCCAATGCACAAACCTGGCTCAAGAACAGCATTGCTGCCACGAATGCCGAGTTGGCCGACCAGCAGAAGAAGCTTGCCGCCAGCAATCGGCAGCAGCAGGTCATGGCCAACGCGCGCCAGCGCGCCGACAAACTGCGCAGCACCGCGGGCGGCCTGGCCGCTGCGGGTGTCGGCGCAACCGCTGCTGGCGCGGCCATGGGTGCGCCTGCGCTGGCGGGCCTGAGAGAGGCGAAGCACTACGAGACCGAGAACGGACGCGTGCGCGCGCTTGGCCTGGGGCCGGCGGCCACGGCTGAGGCGATCAAGTTCGCCCGCCAGATGAAAACCTACGGCACCAGTCAGCTGGACAATCTGCAACTGCTGCGCGACGGCATCACGGCCTTCGGCGATACGCACCATGCTGAAATGGTGGCGCCGATGATGGCCAAGATGAAATTCGGCAACCATGCTTTCTATGGCGAGGCCGAGGGTGCAGAGAACGAGCGCAAGTTCATGGACATGCTCAAGGTCATCGAAATGCGCAACGGGACCAAGGACATTGGCACGTTCTCCAAGCAGGCCAACATGGTGCAGCAAGTCTTGACCGCCACCGGCGGCCGGGTCGGCCCGGGCGAGTGGCTGAACCTGATCAAGACGGGCGGCATTGCCGCTAAGGGCATCAAGGATGAGGCCTTTTACTATCAGATGGAATCGCTGGTGCAGGAAATGGGCGGCAACCGGGTGGGCACGTCGATGATGAGTGCCTATCAGAACCTCTATCAGGGCCGCACCACCAAGCGTTCTATTGGCATGCTGGCAGACCTGGGCCTGATCGGCGATACCAGTAAGGTGAGGCACGACAAGGCCGGCCAGGTGTCGTACCTGAATCCGGGCGCCATCAAGGGCGCTGACCTGTTCCGCGAAAACCAGTTCGAATGGATGGAAAAGGTGTTGCTGCCGCAACTGGCCAGCAAGGGCATCACCGACGAGAAAGGCATCCTTGATGCCATCGGCGGTATTTTTTCGAACCGTACGGCGGCGCAGTTGTTCTCGACGATGTACCAGCAGCGTGCGCAGATCCACAAGAATGAAAAGCTCAACCGCGGCGCGGCCAACATTGACGAACTGGACAAGCTCGGACGCGATACGGCCAGCGGCAAGGAACTCGAAACGCTGTCCAAGGTAGCCGATCTGAAGTTGGAGCTGGGCAGCAAGATCCTGCCGCTGTATGCCGCTGGCCTGGAGATGGCTACGAACGCCGTCCAGGCGCTAACCGGTTTCATGGAGCGCAATCCTGCCACGGCCAAGGCAATGATTGTAGGTTTCAGCGCCATCGCCGGCATCATGGTGGTGATGGGGCCGCTGATGCTGGCCCTGGCGTCTGTCATCGGCCCCTATGCCATGTTGCACGTCCTGTTCGCGAAGATCGGCCTGCAGGGCAATCTGCTCATGCCGATCCTGCGCGGCATTGGGACGGTCTTCATGTGGCTCGGCCGGGTGTTCCTGATGAACCCTATTGGCCTGGCGGTCACGGCCATTGCCGGCGCGGCCTATCTGCTATACCGGAATTGGGAGCCCATTGCCGGCTTCTTCGGAAATCTCTGGCAGCAGGTCCGTGCAGCCTTTGCCGGCGGCCTGGGCGGTGTTGCTGCGCTGATTATCAATTGGTCGCCGCTGGGGATCTTCTACCAGGCCTTTGCGGGCGTCCTGAGCTGGTTCGGAATTGAGCTGCCGGCGAAGTTCTCGGACTTCGGCGCCATGATCCTACAGGGATTGGCCAGCGGCATTACCAGGGCGCTTGGCGCGGTCAAGGATGCGGTGCTGGGCGCAGGATCAAGCGTCATCGGGTGGTTTAAGGAAAAGCTCGACATCCATAGCCCAAGCCGCGTATTTGCGGAGCTGGGCGACTACACCATGCAGGGTCTGGCCGTGGGCTTGAATCGTGGCCAAGACGGGCCGCTGTCGGCCGTTAGCGGCCTGGCCGGTAAGCTGGCCAGCGCCGGCGCAGCCGTGGCCATCGGCGCGGGAAGCATGCCGGCCATGGCGTTCGACAGCCGCCCGCCGCTCAGCGCGGCGAGCACGCAACCGGTCGTCCACCAGGGCGACACGGTGCAAATCATCATCCAGCCACTGCCTGGGATGGATGAGCAAGCGATTGCGCGCGCGGTGGCCGTCGAGCTGGATCGGCGCGACCGGATGAAGGCCTCGCGCCAACGTTCAAACCTGGCGGATTGGGATTAA
- a CDS encoding VOC family protein: MTAPLNTILIYARNPAVTSAFYKDYFGFRTTGEVDDGLIELNAPDAGINLLIHQAAKSLKFGQAVVKLMFSVSDVEKFKADSAQRGLEFGGTHQANGYQFANAKDPDGNSVSISSREYRQRA; encoded by the coding sequence ATGACTGCACCGCTCAATACGATTTTGATATACGCCCGTAATCCTGCTGTAACCAGTGCCTTCTACAAAGATTATTTTGGATTCAGGACGACCGGTGAAGTAGATGATGGCCTCATCGAATTGAATGCCCCAGATGCCGGCATCAACCTTTTGATTCATCAGGCAGCCAAATCTCTGAAATTTGGGCAGGCAGTGGTCAAGCTGATGTTCAGTGTTTCCGATGTTGAAAAATTTAAGGCCGACTCTGCGCAAAGAGGTCTGGAATTCGGCGGTACCCATCAGGCAAATGGCTATCAATTCGCTAATGCTAAAGATCCTGATGGGAATTCGGTATCGATATCCAGTAGAGAGTATCGCCAGCGAGCTTGA
- a CDS encoding replication endonuclease has protein sequence MQSRKVDAKTRRQHKAFTESPQFAQELKRIPLKWRGRVVSEALELMSVWHWRRIFEPVAVDFVREFADKYVPAGIDLSQDDADICATAERAADNVKKMLWKAISDTHARDIIEQECSDYGIDVPEVDDDDLRAIIARVVDPRWWRRQLRKVVGRAFEGGNIRLGYVHYHGEPYASNDAVLARMAQNKRNAAALEATMVRNEAGQEFSIAELAEKTTANKAIRRGELMLRINGFEMIARDCGDTGLFLTWSCPSRFHRTLHSGKPNPKYDGSDPRTANKYLGKVTALARSALARRGIGLYGFRIAEPHHDGCPHWHMLVFVRALPGYTTPHVKDVASRAIRVMKRYAWRVDRGEPGSFKRRLDVKRIDWAKGSAAGYIAKYVAKNIDGVADHKTKEGYVVTTDTAGDYELTPSARVEAWAARWGIRQFQQWGGAPVSIWRELRRVPADMMQEAPPAMAAAWDAVQKVEGEKRACWASYLRAQGGALVKRDDLMVTLAKETKTVAGRYEERERVMPYGVQCRQMAGVVFKSVRHTWIPIQGTEARASAGLGFPWTRVNNCTQPAVTGFAADVSFDPKTAPAPVMFKPDQAAQIDHAWLALGACPWPRPAVDDRPAWPAPDMTAEEQRRALADWDAIKACPWPRMAPVPDKSPRYGTPRQVADWRAGRLDVGELPIDPNPTKGNAP, from the coding sequence ATGCAGTCTAGAAAAGTCGATGCGAAGACGCGCCGACAGCATAAGGCCTTTACTGAGTCGCCGCAGTTCGCGCAAGAGCTAAAACGCATTCCATTGAAATGGCGGGGCCGGGTGGTCAGCGAGGCATTAGAGCTGATGTCCGTGTGGCATTGGCGGCGCATCTTTGAGCCGGTAGCCGTGGACTTCGTGCGTGAGTTCGCGGACAAGTACGTACCTGCTGGCATCGACCTTTCGCAAGACGATGCGGACATCTGCGCCACTGCCGAGCGGGCCGCCGACAACGTCAAGAAGATGCTGTGGAAAGCGATCTCGGATACGCATGCCCGCGACATCATCGAACAGGAATGCAGCGACTACGGCATTGACGTGCCGGAAGTGGATGACGATGACCTGCGCGCCATCATTGCGCGGGTGGTTGATCCGCGCTGGTGGCGCAGGCAACTGCGCAAGGTAGTCGGCCGCGCGTTCGAGGGCGGCAATATCCGCCTGGGCTATGTCCATTACCACGGCGAGCCATATGCCAGCAACGATGCGGTGCTGGCGCGCATGGCGCAGAACAAGCGCAATGCCGCTGCGCTGGAAGCCACCATGGTGCGCAACGAGGCTGGCCAGGAATTCAGCATCGCCGAGCTGGCCGAAAAGACGACCGCCAATAAGGCCATTCGCCGCGGCGAATTGATGCTGCGCATCAATGGCTTCGAGATGATTGCAAGAGACTGCGGTGATACCGGGCTGTTCCTCACCTGGTCGTGCCCTTCGCGCTTCCATCGCACACTTCATAGCGGGAAGCCGAATCCGAAATACGACGGGTCAGATCCGCGCACGGCAAACAAGTACCTGGGCAAGGTCACAGCGCTGGCACGCTCGGCGCTGGCCAGGCGCGGCATTGGCCTGTATGGCTTTCGGATCGCCGAGCCACATCACGACGGATGCCCGCACTGGCACATGCTGGTGTTTGTTCGCGCGCTGCCGGGATATACCACGCCGCACGTTAAGGACGTGGCCAGCCGCGCCATACGCGTTATGAAACGCTACGCCTGGCGCGTGGATCGTGGCGAGCCCGGCTCGTTCAAGCGCCGCCTGGACGTGAAGCGCATCGATTGGGCCAAAGGTAGTGCAGCCGGCTATATCGCAAAGTACGTAGCCAAGAACATTGACGGCGTGGCCGACCACAAGACCAAGGAAGGCTATGTGGTCACCACCGACACGGCCGGAGATTATGAGCTGACACCATCCGCCCGCGTCGAGGCCTGGGCCGCCCGCTGGGGCATTCGTCAGTTCCAGCAATGGGGTGGCGCTCCCGTCAGCATCTGGCGCGAGCTACGCCGCGTGCCGGCAGACATGATGCAAGAAGCGCCGCCGGCCATGGCGGCCGCCTGGGATGCCGTGCAGAAGGTCGAAGGTGAAAAGCGCGCATGTTGGGCGAGCTATCTGCGTGCCCAAGGTGGTGCTCTGGTGAAGCGCGACGACCTTATGGTCACGCTGGCCAAGGAAACCAAGACTGTAGCCGGTCGCTATGAAGAGCGCGAACGGGTCATGCCTTATGGCGTGCAATGCCGCCAGATGGCAGGGGTGGTTTTCAAGTCAGTCCGCCACACATGGATCCCTATTCAAGGCACAGAAGCCCGCGCATCGGCGGGGTTGGGGTTCCCTTGGACTCGTGTAAATAACTGTACGCAGCCCGCCGTCACTGGCTTTGCGGCCGATGTGTCCTTCGATCCGAAGACGGCTCCAGCACCGGTCATGTTCAAGCCCGACCAAGCCGCGCAGATCGATCATGCCTGGCTTGCCCTGGGCGCATGCCCCTGGCCACGGCCGGCGGTAGACGACAGGCCAGCATGGCCGGCACCGGACATGACAGCCGAAGAACAGCGCCGCGCGCTCGCCGACTGGGACGCCATCAAGGCATGCCCGTGGCCGCGCATGGCGCCAGTGCCCGACAAGTCCCCGCGCTATGGCACGCCGCGCCAGGTCGCCGACTGGCGTGCCGGCCGACTTGATGTCGGTGAACTTCCGATTGATCCCAACCCAACGAAAGGGAACGCCCCATGA
- a CDS encoding contractile injection system protein, VgrG/Pvc8 family, whose amino-acid sequence MTTTAPAFRIIIEEKDISRPVSDRLISITLRECRGDEADQLDIELDDGDGKLKIPPMGAKLSFALGWQGSPLVDKGAFVVSEVEHSGSPDRITIRARSASMIDAFRQQRDRSFHETTLGAVVDAVAASNGLASGISASLRAIAIKHLDQTHESDSALLRRLGKKYDAVATVKNDTLLFMPINDSRTASGKPLPVVKVVRALGDQHRYHSSESDAYSGVRAFWMDEKYGRRRSVVAGQAGNSKRLRTTFANEADARTAAVAEWQRIERGLATFEMQLALGDARIMPQSPVVVSGFKADIDTTEWLSKTVTHSINGNGFTTRIEFETKSEVADTECELDHDPEEGITGVKAEWHDKANKKNNRGTELAGKADNAKTLKRTYASKQSAKRAAALEWAKIKEVREIIAENNTD is encoded by the coding sequence ATGACGACTACCGCACCGGCGTTTCGCATCATCATCGAAGAAAAGGACATCAGCCGACCGGTTTCGGATCGGCTCATCAGCATCACCCTGCGCGAGTGCAGAGGTGATGAAGCTGACCAGCTCGATATCGAGTTGGACGATGGCGACGGCAAGCTGAAGATTCCGCCCATGGGGGCCAAGCTGTCTTTCGCCCTGGGCTGGCAGGGCTCCCCGCTGGTGGACAAAGGCGCGTTCGTCGTTTCTGAGGTGGAGCATAGTGGTTCGCCGGATCGCATCACCATTCGGGCCAGGTCGGCCAGCATGATCGATGCATTTCGGCAGCAACGCGACCGCAGCTTCCATGAAACCACACTCGGCGCCGTGGTGGATGCCGTGGCCGCCAGCAATGGTCTGGCGTCCGGAATATCGGCCAGCCTGCGGGCCATCGCCATCAAGCACCTGGACCAGACGCACGAAAGCGACTCGGCGCTGCTGCGTCGCCTGGGCAAGAAATACGACGCGGTGGCCACGGTCAAGAATGACACTTTGCTTTTCATGCCGATCAATGACAGTCGCACGGCCAGCGGAAAGCCGCTGCCGGTGGTCAAGGTGGTGCGGGCGCTGGGCGATCAGCACCGCTATCACAGCTCGGAATCTGATGCGTATAGTGGAGTTCGTGCGTTCTGGATGGATGAGAAGTATGGGCGCCGTCGCAGCGTCGTCGCTGGCCAGGCCGGCAACAGCAAGCGTCTGCGTACGACGTTTGCGAATGAAGCCGATGCGCGCACCGCAGCCGTAGCCGAATGGCAGAGGATTGAGCGCGGCTTGGCCACGTTCGAAATGCAGCTTGCGCTGGGGGATGCGCGCATCATGCCGCAGTCGCCTGTGGTGGTGAGCGGATTCAAGGCCGACATCGATACGACGGAGTGGCTATCGAAGACGGTCACGCATTCCATCAACGGAAATGGATTCACCACGCGCATCGAGTTCGAAACAAAATCTGAGGTAGCCGATACCGAGTGCGAGCTGGATCACGACCCGGAGGAAGGCATCACCGGAGTAAAAGCAGAGTGGCACGACAAAGCAAACAAGAAAAACAACAGAGGCACCGAGCTGGCAGGCAAGGCCGACAACGCCAAGACACTGAAACGGACCTATGCCTCCAAGCAAAGTGCCAAACGTGCTGCCGCTCTGGAGTGGGCCAAAATCAAAGAGGTCCGCGAGATCATCGCGGAGAACAACACCGATTGA